The Candidatus Rokuibacteriota bacterium genome includes the window GGAAGGGCGGCCCCGCCTTCCTGATGTGCTATGGCGCGCTCGCGATGCTGGGCGTTGCGCTCCTGGTCACGGCGGTCGTGGCCGGCCTGGTGCATGTGGCGCAGGCACTCGGATGGCTCGGGGTGCTGCTCCAGGCCTGGCTTCTCAAGTGCGCGTTCGCCGTGAAAGGCCTCGTCCTCGCGGCCGGGGAGGTGAGGAACGCGCTGGCGAGCGGACAGTTCGAGGAGGCGCGTCGTCTGGTGGGCCGGAGTCTGGTCAGTCGCCCGACAGCGGCGCTGTCGGCGGAGCACGTGGCCTCTGCGACGGTGGAGTCAGTGGCGGAGAACCTGACCGACAGCGTGGTCGCGCCGCTCTTCTTTTACCTCCTCTTCGGGCTTCCCGGAGCCTGGGCCTACCGCGTGATCAACACCGCGGACGCCATGTGGGGCTACCGGGAGGGCGAGCTCGAGTACCTGGGGAAACCGGCGGCCTTGCTCGACGATCTCCTGAACTGGGTTCCCGCCCGGCTCGCCGGGCTCGCCATCGTCGTGGG containing:
- the cobD gene encoding cobalamin biosynthesis protein CobD gives rise to the protein MNPIWRGVFEPWLILALAVLLDLALGEPANRWHPVAWVGRGLAWARERGGKGGPAFLMCYGALAMLGVALLVTAVVAGLVHVAQALGWLGVLLQAWLLKCAFAVKGLVLAAGEVRNALASGQFEEARRLVGRSLVSRPTAALSAEHVASATVESVAENLTDSVVAPLFFYLLFGLPGAWAYRVINTADAMWGYREGELEYLGKPAALLDDLLNWVPARLAGLAIVVGAFVSGEAARDAWRTMVLDHSRTASPNAGWTMAAMAGALGVALEKPGAYRLGAGELPGVACIDRALRVLMSASAIAVLVSVILAELTR